The following proteins are encoded in a genomic region of Clostridium pasteurianum BC1:
- a CDS encoding sigma-70 family RNA polymerase sigma factor, which translates to MRNLFNLVKEAQLDNKDSMLAIIEKFNPLIKKYSRKLNYDGANSDLIIALIETIRAIPIFTNDALKKEQYIIGYINTSIRHKYIRLSKKHIEITNKETELDINILLKNTTEESQDLIDNCIFLNALLDKLSQYQHDIINKLFIYNMSEVDLARQLNISRQSVNRIKNRALNNLRKVALE; encoded by the coding sequence ATGAGAAATTTATTTAATTTAGTAAAAGAAGCACAATTAGACAATAAGGATTCTATGTTAGCTATTATAGAAAAATTTAATCCATTAATAAAAAAATATAGTAGAAAACTAAATTATGATGGTGCAAATAGCGATTTAATAATAGCTTTAATAGAAACAATAAGAGCTATTCCTATATTCACAAATGATGCTTTGAAAAAAGAACAATATATAATTGGATATATTAATACTTCTATTAGACATAAATATATTAGACTCTCTAAGAAACATATAGAGATAACTAATAAAGAAACAGAATTAGATATAAATATTCTTTTAAAAAATACAACAGAAGAAAGTCAAGATTTAATAGATAATTGTATTTTTTTAAACGCTTTATTAGACAAGCTATCTCAATATCAACATGATATTATAAATAAACTTTTTATTTATAATATGTCGGAAGTTGATTTAGCAAGACAACTAAATATATCTAGACAATCTGTAAATAGAATAAAAAACAGGGCTTTAAATAATTTAAGGAAAGTAGCTCTTGAATAG
- a CDS encoding BhlA/UviB family holin-like peptide, with product MESDVLKLAASQGIWALLSVILIYYILKAQEKRDLNQEIREKNYQNIILNLTKEFEAIEDVKKNIIIIREHIDKKNKD from the coding sequence ATGGAAAGTGATGTATTAAAACTAGCTGCATCTCAGGGAATATGGGCATTATTATCTGTAATATTAATATATTATATTTTAAAAGCTCAAGAAAAAAGGGACTTAAATCAAGAGATTAGAGAGAAAAATTATCAAAATATAATTTTAAATTTAACAAAGGAATTTGAGGCAATAGAAGATGTAAAAAAAAATATTATTATAATTAGAGAACATATAGATAAAAAAAATAAGGATTAA
- a CDS encoding multicopper oxidase family protein gives MTISLDSKSIPKYNEQLVIPPVYEPTVIADTQTGKISHNYTVDVSEFSQQILPSGFPMTTVWGYSGAAKDPLTGTLFPNFKNAPGATFEAIRGIPINIQWVNSLTEPHPLPVDPTLHWADPNGLGMVDPATVPAFPPGLAAAQSPVPIVPHLHGGETESSSDGHPDAWFTNEEAIKGSTFTKSLYTYLNTQLPSTLWYHDHTLGLTRLNVLMGLAGFYLLRDPKNPLDKPNSVLPKGKYEIPIVIQDRSFNTDGSFAFPSLGINPDIHPYWVPEFFGDTITVNGKVWPNLNVERRQYRFRVLNGSNARFYNLQFSNKMTFTQIGSDGGYLPSPVNLTSLLLAPGERADILVDFSGVAAGDKIILGNDASAPFPTGTPADPETVGQIMQFTVLDVPAVSPSVLPARLNTIPALKSDSPKRTLVLIELTGSAGPVEILLDGQKWSAPISELPKVGSTEDWEIVNLTPDAHPIHLHLVQSQVVARQTFQAEQYKTDWIAINGTPPFNSPTTVLPATQYLEGNPALPAANEDGWKDTVKANPGEVTTIRVRFAPQDTSVDDTSPGVNLYPFRPDLGPGYVWHCHIIDHEDNEMMRPYKVIL, from the coding sequence ATGACAATCTCACTTGATTCAAAATCAATACCAAAATATAATGAACAATTAGTAATACCGCCTGTTTATGAACCAACTGTGATAGCAGATACTCAAACAGGGAAAATAAGCCACAACTATACCGTAGATGTAAGCGAGTTTTCGCAACAAATTTTACCTTCTGGCTTCCCAATGACTACTGTATGGGGATACAGCGGGGCAGCAAAGGATCCATTGACAGGTACTTTATTTCCGAATTTTAAAAACGCTCCAGGTGCCACCTTTGAAGCAATAAGAGGTATACCAATTAATATCCAATGGGTTAACAGCCTTACAGAACCTCATCCTTTACCTGTTGACCCTACACTGCACTGGGCAGATCCTAACGGATTAGGTATGGTAGATCCAGCAACAGTTCCAGCTTTTCCACCAGGTCTTGCGGCAGCACAAAGTCCTGTTCCTATAGTTCCACATTTGCATGGTGGGGAAACCGAGTCTTCATCAGATGGACATCCTGATGCATGGTTCACTAATGAAGAAGCTATAAAAGGTTCGACATTTACTAAATCACTTTATACCTATCTTAATACGCAATTGCCATCTACTCTTTGGTATCACGACCATACATTAGGATTAACAAGACTGAATGTTTTAATGGGTCTTGCAGGTTTTTATCTTCTTAGAGATCCTAAAAATCCATTAGATAAGCCAAACTCTGTTTTACCAAAGGGCAAGTATGAAATACCTATAGTGATTCAAGATAGATCATTTAATACAGACGGTTCCTTTGCGTTTCCAAGCCTTGGAATAAACCCTGATATACATCCTTATTGGGTACCAGAGTTTTTTGGGGACACTATAACGGTTAATGGAAAAGTATGGCCAAACCTTAATGTAGAAAGAAGACAGTATCGTTTTAGAGTATTAAATGGATCAAATGCAAGATTTTATAATCTCCAGTTCTCTAATAAAATGACTTTTACTCAAATAGGTAGTGATGGTGGATATCTCCCAAGTCCAGTAAATCTTACGTCCTTACTTTTAGCACCTGGAGAACGTGCTGATATACTTGTGGACTTTTCCGGAGTTGCTGCGGGAGACAAGATTATTCTTGGGAATGATGCAAGTGCCCCATTCCCTACAGGGACTCCCGCAGATCCTGAGACCGTTGGGCAAATTATGCAGTTTACTGTGTTGGATGTTCCCGCAGTTTCTCCATCTGTACTTCCAGCAAGGCTTAACACTATTCCGGCTCTAAAAAGCGATTCCCCAAAAAGAACTCTTGTATTAATTGAATTAACGGGTTCTGCTGGGCCTGTGGAAATTCTTCTTGATGGTCAAAAATGGAGTGCACCAATTTCAGAACTTCCAAAGGTTGGTTCAACTGAGGATTGGGAAATAGTTAACTTAACTCCAGATGCACATCCAATTCATTTGCATCTTGTACAATCTCAGGTTGTAGCGCGTCAAACTTTCCAGGCTGAACAATATAAAACTGACTGGATAGCAATAAACGGCACTCCTCCATTTAATAGCCCAACTACTGTGTTACCTGCTACACAATATCTGGAGGGTAATCCAGCCTTGCCTGCAGCTAACGAAGATGGATGGAAGGATACTGTTAAAGCTAATCCTGGAGAAGTTACTACAATTAGGGTTCGTTTTGCTCCACAGGACACTTCGGTTGATGACACTTCGCCAGGTGTTAACTTGTATCCTTTCAGGCCTGATCTTGGACCAGGATACGTTTGGCACTGCCATATAATAGACCATGAAGATAATGAAATGATGAGACCATATAAAGTAATATTATAA
- a CDS encoding transglutaminase domain-containing protein, with product MDLKIFLQENKYIDFSSQIIQSKSHELFRNINSNTEKAKIAFEYVRDEIPHSFDIQARIITAKASDVLKYKTGICHAKANLLAALLRTQSIPTGMCFQHITLAADDSMGYCVHCFNAIFIDNKWIKVDARGNTNGKNAQFSLEKPLLAFQNRKQYDEYFWNGIYANPHEDTMTMLEGAATIQDIIEHIPDYVIDEPDIIEQENFKACSQ from the coding sequence ATGGATTTAAAGATTTTTTTACAAGAAAATAAGTATATCGATTTTTCATCTCAAATTATTCAGAGCAAATCACATGAATTATTTAGAAATATAAATAGTAATACAGAAAAGGCTAAAATAGCATTTGAATATGTTAGAGACGAAATCCCACATTCATTTGATATACAAGCAAGAATTATTACTGCAAAAGCATCTGATGTTCTAAAATATAAGACTGGTATTTGTCATGCAAAAGCTAACCTTCTTGCTGCTTTATTAAGAACACAAAGTATTCCAACAGGTATGTGTTTTCAGCACATTACATTAGCTGCTGATGATTCTATGGGTTATTGCGTACATTGCTTTAATGCTATTTTTATTGATAACAAATGGATAAAAGTAGATGCCAGAGGTAATACGAATGGAAAAAATGCACAGTTTTCTTTAGAAAAACCATTACTTGCATTTCAAAATCGAAAACAATATGATGAATATTTTTGGAATGGTATATATGCAAATCCACATGAAGATACAATGACTATGCTTGAAGGTGCAGCTACAATACAAGATATAATAGAACATATACCAGATTATGTTATTGATGAGCCAGATATTATTGAGCAGGAAAACTTTAAGGCGTGCAGCCAATAA
- a CDS encoding site-specific integrase codes for MERVEPIRSEKKIKDLKKYLLGSGNMRNYALIVLGLNTALRISDILSLTWEDVYDFEEKEFKTHVYIKEQKTGKDKKFLLNKNSIDGLSKYKKKLKDIDSSDYIFSSRNGQNKAITRYMAIKIVKESCSAVGIKEHVGCHSLRKTFGYHSWKKGVPVPVLMELFNHSTQSITKLYLGISQDDIDDVYRLVEL; via the coding sequence ATGGAAAGAGTTGAACCTATAAGATCAGAGAAAAAAATTAAAGATCTGAAAAAGTATCTTTTGGGATCAGGAAATATGAGAAATTATGCTTTGATTGTTCTAGGGCTTAATACAGCACTTAGGATTTCAGATATACTTTCATTAACCTGGGAAGATGTATATGATTTTGAAGAAAAGGAATTTAAAACTCATGTTTACATAAAAGAGCAGAAAACAGGTAAGGACAAAAAATTTCTTTTAAATAAGAATTCCATAGATGGACTTTCAAAGTATAAGAAGAAACTTAAAGATATAGATTCTTCAGACTATATATTCAGCAGCCGTAACGGACAAAATAAAGCCATAACAAGATATATGGCCATAAAAATAGTAAAAGAGAGTTGTTCAGCAGTTGGAATAAAAGAACATGTAGGATGCCATTCATTAAGAAAGACCTTTGGATATCATTCATGGAAGAAGGGAGTGCCTGTTCCGGTGCTTATGGAGCTGTTCAATCATTCTACCCAATCAATAACCAAGCTTTATCTTGGGATCTCACAGGATGATATTGATGATGTTTACCGTCTAGTTGAATTATAA
- a CDS encoding MerR family transcriptional regulator produces MRTVKQVSDLTGISVRALHYYDEIGLLKPSEITEAGYRLYNEEALEILQQILFFKELDIPLKEVKEIMASVHFDKMQALKNQKKLLILKRNRLNGLIELINKTLKGENTMSFEEFDMSEYFNVLEEFKKEHEDMVIKYHGSVDKYNEFIEKCKSNEAKIAKMAIKQYGSIEKYTEAIKKNLSNMPTIMEQNDKFKKDCLEDKHPKLKELYKKLVSDLSKDPSSKEIQEIAEEITDTAKKDYEIFKMDMGDDNWYYMVQNYLLNPEWIKAVDKKYGNGTSKFIGEALKFYLGDKQPKLITLYKKLTSDLSKDPSSKEIQQIVEEMADITKKYHEFLKMDMGDNYWGYMAESYLSKPMYIEVTDKKYGSGASKFIGEALKFYSENN; encoded by the coding sequence ATGAGAACAGTAAAACAAGTTTCGGATTTGACAGGAATAAGTGTGCGTGCACTACATTACTACGATGAAATCGGATTATTAAAACCAAGTGAAATCACAGAAGCAGGTTACAGACTTTATAACGAAGAAGCTCTTGAAATCTTGCAGCAGATTTTATTTTTTAAAGAACTTGATATTCCTTTGAAGGAAGTTAAAGAGATCATGGCTAGTGTCCACTTTGATAAAATGCAAGCGCTAAAAAATCAGAAAAAATTGCTTATTTTAAAACGCAATAGATTGAATGGTTTAATTGAGCTTATAAACAAAACATTAAAAGGAGAAAATACAATGAGTTTTGAAGAATTTGATATGAGTGAATATTTTAATGTATTGGAGGAATTTAAAAAAGAGCACGAGGATATGGTAATTAAATACCATGGTAGTGTAGATAAATATAATGAATTTATTGAAAAATGTAAATCTAATGAAGCTAAGATTGCTAAAATGGCTATAAAGCAATATGGAAGTATTGAAAAATATACTGAAGCTATTAAAAAGAATCTTAGTAATATGCCAACTATAATGGAACAAAATGATAAGTTTAAAAAAGATTGCTTGGAAGATAAGCATCCTAAATTAAAAGAACTATATAAAAAGCTTGTATCTGATTTAAGTAAAGATCCATCTTCAAAGGAGATTCAAGAAATTGCTGAAGAAATAACAGATACAGCTAAAAAAGATTATGAAATTTTCAAAATGGATATGGGAGACGATAATTGGTACTATATGGTGCAAAATTATTTATTAAATCCTGAGTGGATAAAAGCAGTTGATAAGAAATATGGCAATGGCACATCTAAATTTATCGGAGAAGCCCTAAAATTTTATTTGGGAGATAAGCAGCCTAAATTAATAACACTATATAAAAAGCTTACATCTGACTTAAGTAAAGATCCTTCATCAAAGGAAATTCAACAAATTGTTGAGGAAATGGCAGATATAACTAAAAAATATCATGAATTTTTAAAAATGGATATGGGAGATAACTATTGGGGTTATATGGCAGAGTCTTATTTATCAAAACCTATGTATATAGAAGTTACTGATAAGAAATATGGCAGTGGTGCATCTAAATTTATCGGTGAAGCATTAAAATTCTATTCTGAAAATAATTAG